The following coding sequences are from one Pirellulales bacterium window:
- the thiO gene encoding glycine oxidase ThiO, whose amino-acid sequence MSDILIVGGGVIGLSLAYELAGNGAQVRVVDRGPLGREASWAGAGILPPAASRRQGGPYAELQRISGELYPRWSAQLHEETGVDNGYRQCGGIYLATDDAQEQQLHSCAGQWRQQGIHAEPLDARGLAEREPALAGGQARRRLRAAWWLRDEAQVRNPRHLKALALACARRGVELCAGVAVEGFRVAGQRVTHAVSSQGDLPASQICITSGPWSKGLLSRLSVEVPMRPVRGQMVLLSSARPMLRSIINVGPRYLVPRPDGRILVGSTEEDAGFDKRTTAQAIAGLIAFAIDLAPPLGELTIEQCWAGLRPGSHDHVPYLGRVPGCDNAFVATGHYRHGLQLSPATAVVLGRLMLGGDPGIDLAAFRVDRA is encoded by the coding sequence ATGTCGGATATTTTGATCGTCGGCGGCGGCGTGATCGGCTTGTCGCTGGCGTATGAGTTGGCGGGCAACGGCGCTCAGGTACGCGTGGTCGATCGCGGCCCGCTTGGGCGCGAAGCTTCATGGGCCGGGGCCGGCATCCTGCCCCCAGCCGCCTCGCGGCGCCAAGGCGGTCCCTACGCCGAGTTGCAGCGGATCAGCGGCGAGCTGTATCCCCGCTGGTCGGCACAATTGCACGAAGAGACCGGCGTCGACAACGGATACCGCCAGTGCGGCGGAATCTACCTGGCCACCGACGATGCACAAGAGCAGCAGCTTCATTCCTGCGCGGGCCAATGGCGACAACAAGGCATTCACGCCGAACCGCTCGACGCCCGCGGCCTGGCCGAGCGTGAGCCGGCGCTCGCCGGCGGCCAGGCCCGCCGGCGGCTGCGTGCCGCGTGGTGGCTGCGAGACGAGGCCCAGGTGCGTAATCCGCGACACCTGAAAGCGTTGGCCTTGGCCTGTGCGCGACGCGGAGTGGAGCTCTGCGCCGGCGTGGCGGTCGAAGGGTTTCGAGTGGCCGGCCAGCGGGTCACGCACGCCGTCAGCTCGCAAGGCGACCTGCCGGCCAGCCAGATTTGCATCACCAGCGGGCCTTGGTCAAAGGGCCTTCTCAGCCGGCTCTCGGTAGAAGTGCCGATGCGTCCGGTGCGCGGACAGATGGTGCTCTTGTCGTCGGCCCGGCCGATGTTGCGGTCGATCATCAACGTCGGCCCGCGCTATCTCGTGCCCCGCCCCGACGGCCGCATTCTCGTCGGCTCGACGGAAGAAGACGCCGGCTTCGACAAGCGCACGACCGCCCAGGCCATCGCCGGGCTGATCGCCTTTGCCATCGACCTTGCGCCGCCTCTGGGCGAGCTGACCATCGAACAATGCTGGGCCGGTCTGCGGCCCGGCAGCCACGACCACGTTCCTTACCTGGGCCGCGTGCCCGGCTGCGACAACGCCTTTGTCGCCACCGGGCACTACCGGCATGGCCTGCAACTCTCGCCGGCCACGGCCGTCGTGCTCGGCCGATTGATGCTCGGCGGCGATCCGGGCATCGATCTGGCGGCGTTTCGCGTCGATCGCGCGTGA
- a CDS encoding ATP-binding protein has translation MHATRSGYCVYDDLVEKLRARGIPAAEIAAIGDADNAIRHGNRSDASKSVYVCCKLSKEQLWGQIRDEGAGFNPDDVPDCTGPENLELPSGRGIMLMRAFMSRVEYNDRGNRVVMGKYRAGDAA, from the coding sequence GTGCATGCCACGAGGTCGGGCTACTGCGTCTACGACGATCTCGTGGAGAAACTCCGCGCCCGCGGAATTCCGGCTGCGGAAATCGCCGCGATCGGCGACGCTGACAACGCCATCCGTCACGGCAATCGCTCCGACGCGAGTAAGAGCGTGTACGTCTGCTGCAAGCTGTCGAAAGAACAGCTCTGGGGGCAGATTCGCGACGAAGGGGCTGGGTTCAACCCCGACGACGTGCCGGATTGCACCGGTCCGGAAAACCTTGAGCTTCCTTCGGGGCGTGGGATCATGTTGATGCGTGCCTTCATGTCGAGAGTCGAATACAACGATCGCGGCAATCGCGTCGTGATGGGGAAGTATCGGGCGGGGGATGCGGCCTGA
- a CDS encoding transcription termination/antitermination NusG family protein, translating into MPFPNPVPQIFPENLLTGVLPGGEERRWWVVHTKARQEKAIARNLLAQSIPYFAPQTEKTTLVRGRKRRSFVPVFSGYVFLYGSESERYRSLTTNRVAQVIKVDDQQQLRQDLACVWRMIESKVPLTVEGRLAAGKLVRVRSGVLAGIEGVVMERRAKCRLLVAVHMLQQGVSVAIDDFMLEPI; encoded by the coding sequence ATGCCTTTCCCGAACCCGGTACCGCAGATTTTCCCCGAAAACCTGCTCACGGGTGTTTTGCCCGGCGGTGAGGAGCGGCGTTGGTGGGTGGTCCATACCAAGGCACGGCAGGAGAAGGCCATTGCCCGCAACCTGCTGGCGCAGTCGATCCCGTACTTTGCCCCGCAGACCGAAAAGACCACGCTCGTGCGCGGGCGCAAGCGGCGCTCCTTCGTGCCCGTGTTCAGCGGCTATGTCTTTTTGTACGGCAGCGAGTCGGAGCGATACCGGAGCCTGACGACGAACCGCGTGGCCCAAGTGATCAAGGTCGATGACCAGCAGCAGCTTCGACAGGATCTCGCCTGCGTGTGGCGGATGATCGAGTCGAAAGTGCCGTTGACGGTTGAAGGCCGGCTGGCTGCTGGCAAGCTGGTGCGCGTGCGCAGCGGGGTACTGGCAGGCATCGAAGGGGTCGTGATGGAACGCCGTGCGAAATGCCGCTTATTGGTGGCAGTTCACATGTTGCAGCAGGGCGTCTCAGTCGCGATCGACGATTTCATGCTGGAGCCGATTTGA